From the genome of Longimicrobium sp.:
TGCACCGTCGATCGCAGCGACTGAGGGATCCGCCACACACTCGCCGGAGCGCGCTGAACCCGGCTGATGCACCGTGCTGTGCGGCTGCCGGACGAAGCGACGAACAGAAGGGATTGTGCCCGGAACGAGCCTCGGGCGTGTTTCGCATGCTGTGTGGCGGATCCCTCGGTCGCTGCCGAGTGTTGTGCGGACGGAAGGTTTCGTGGGGCCGCTCCGTCGGGATGACACGTCGGTTCCTGTGCGCGACTGCCTGCTGTTGTTCGTCCTGCATTGCGTAGGGACTCTCCTTCTTGCCGCGTCCGTGCGCCAAGGCTACTCTGCGGTGCATCCGGCCGGCTCGCTCCGGCCGCATCCGCATCCCCAAATCGACTGACCGCTCGACCGCCGAGCTGATGGAGGCATCATGAAATATCGTACCTATCCCGGAACCGACATCTCCACGTCGGAGGTGGGCTTCGGCGTGTGGACCCTGGCCGCGGGCTGGTGGGGCGACTTCACCGACGACGAGGCCATCGCGCTCCTTCACCGCGCCTACGACCTGGGCATCACCCTGTTCGACACCGCCGATACGTACGGCAACGGCCGCGCGGACGAGCTCGTCGGCCGCGCGTTCGCCGACCGGCGCGACAAGGTGACCATCAGCAGTAAGGTGGGCTACGACTTCTACAACCACCCCGACGCACGCCGCGGACAGCAGGAGATTCCGCACAACCCCGATCCCGCGTTCATCCGTGAGGCCGTGGAGAAGCAGCTGCGGCGGCTCGGCACGGACGTCATCGACGTGCTGGCGTTCCACAACGTCAAGGAAGACCACGTTCCCGACGACGGCATCTGGGACACCTTCCAGCGGCTGCAGGACGAGGGCAAGATCCGCTCGTGGGGCGGCGCGCTGGGACCCTCCAACGGCTACCTGTTCGAGGGGATGGACCTGATCCGCGATCGGAAGGTGAAGAGCCTGCAGCTGATCAACAACATCCTGGAGCCCTTCCCCGGGCAGAACCTGACGGAAGAGGCCGAGCGCACCGGCTGGACGGGCATCCAGGTGCGGGTGACGCACTCGTCGGGGATGCTGGAGGGCAAGTACACCGAAGACACCCAGTTCGCCAAG
Proteins encoded in this window:
- a CDS encoding aldo/keto reductase gives rise to the protein MKYRTYPGTDISTSEVGFGVWTLAAGWWGDFTDDEAIALLHRAYDLGITLFDTADTYGNGRADELVGRAFADRRDKVTISSKVGYDFYNHPDARRGQQEIPHNPDPAFIREAVEKQLRRLGTDVIDVLAFHNVKEDHVPDDGIWDTFQRLQDEGKIRSWGGALGPSNGYLFEGMDLIRDRKVKSLQLINNILEPFPGQNLTEEAERTGWTGIQVRVTHSSGMLEGKYTEDTQFAKNDHRRHRPRSWLVNGLKKLESLRWLHEGRDMTLGQAALKWLLACTFGRRHSDAYLAEIDRAVERVVVDHLMRLAGTAPMPQVRAVAAGQLMQIRTSYGFEHTPNSPEQAHRALLSADITRFLEREYTPEQRITPPAIPPGAPIGDDGEF